In Paracoccus methylovorus, a genomic segment contains:
- a CDS encoding MupA/Atu3671 family FMN-dependent luciferase-like monooxygenase: MTHFSAILVGNESLLRHAAETLLARGHDITAVVTRNPDLRDWAQEAGLAVEDQDAPVPPDAMSADWLFSVSNLSILRPEMLARGRLGAINFHDGPLPKLAGLNAPVWAIIGGEPEHGVTWHMIEGGVDEGDILTQRRFEIGRDDTALTLNARCFARGAESFADVVAQLESGGPQRVRQDLSQRSYVGKDKRPDAAAVLDFSLPAARICALVRGLDHGDYWNPLALPKVRLADRVLLVAAFEGTEPTNAPPGTVLAQEGSIATIATAKAAVKLRFAGESPSVGTVIPPLFPDETARLTTFGQQAAKHDAWWRARLARMNPAVLPGEGSGATQSVQLMPGASPERIALAASLLARLAGQTAFDLALRPAGQPEAAGIVADWQPLAVEVQGDRRLADLGQALASQIGEQAKRGFFMADLLHRAPELRDMATPDLALNLSESGPVQGAALTVTLTEAVARLDHDPARVSSAQAQRLARALDAGLALPGTVMLRDIPLMDAAERDDLLIARNATQLDVRLACIHDLITETAAADPDAVALAFEDRTLTRGQLDRAANVLAAKLVQLGVGPDQPVGLFAKRSPELVIGALAIWKAGGAYVPLDPDYPADRIELYIQDSGAAVVLVQDGLADRLPQNNAQVVTIPNTLPQGMVAAPVTQVQPENLAYLIYTSGSTGRPKGVMVEHRNVANFFAGMDAAIPHAPGDAWLAVTSLSFDISVLEIFWSLARGLRLVIAGEESRLAVSSAPAQPRREVQGGMDFSLFYWGNDDGPGPKKYQLLLDGARFADQNGFVAVYTPERHFHAFGGPYPNPSVSGAAVAAVTKNLSVRAGSVVLPLHHPARVAEEWAMIDNLTAGRVGLAIASGWQPDDFVLRPENAPPNNKKALADGVDQLRRLWRGEKVDFPHANGRSFGVVTQPRPVQNELPLWMTVAGNPETWVEAGRLGMNVLTHLLGQSIDTVESRIKDYHAALRAAGYDPADFTVTLMLHTYLAEDRETAREIARQPMKNYLASATALVKQCAWDFPAFRRPAGMTSPMAIDLDSLSAEEVDGILEFAFLRYFDDSGLFGSLEDGIARIEQLKKIGVNEVACLIDYGIAPEQVVAGFPLLAQLRAAVNPQAEAPEDGDFSIAAQIRRWKVTHLQCTPSMARILVSDPQVAGAMAGLKCVMVGGEALPPSLLAEIRSVTRARVLNMYGPTETTIWSTVADLTGGGEVTLGRPIANTQVYVLDGDGVPVPPGAQGELWIGGHGVTRGYWQRDDLTEAAFRPDPFVPAERAAPWGARMYRTGDLVRWREEGGLDYIGRADHQIKLRGFRIELGEIEAALAALPGVREAVVLVREDTPGDKRLVAYVTGADDLSEKPLREALVANLPSHMVPGRIVRLDKMPLTPNRKIDRKHLPVPGSAAPVRVGAAPSAVIETTSAASVAAPTEDLAQSVQALWSEVLGVPQIGPRDNFFALGGHSLLAIQLHRTIRDRLSLPRLGVTDIFRFPVMADFLKHVASLMPANSAAPAAVAPSPVAPVAPPEPAEAGDDAMARRRALRAQLRGGR, encoded by the coding sequence ATGACGCATTTTTCCGCGATTCTGGTGGGTAACGAATCTCTGTTGCGCCATGCGGCCGAAACGCTGCTGGCGCGCGGGCATGACATAACCGCGGTGGTGACACGCAATCCCGACTTGCGCGATTGGGCGCAAGAGGCGGGGCTGGCGGTCGAGGATCAGGACGCGCCGGTGCCCCCGGATGCCATGTCCGCCGACTGGCTTTTCAGTGTGTCCAACCTGTCCATCCTGCGCCCCGAGATGCTGGCGCGCGGGCGCCTTGGCGCGATCAACTTTCATGATGGCCCCCTGCCGAAGCTGGCCGGCCTGAACGCGCCGGTCTGGGCGATCATCGGCGGCGAGCCCGAGCATGGCGTCACCTGGCACATGATCGAGGGTGGCGTGGATGAAGGTGACATCCTGACCCAGCGCCGGTTCGAGATCGGCCGCGACGATACGGCGTTGACGCTGAATGCGCGCTGCTTTGCCCGCGGTGCCGAAAGCTTTGCCGACGTGGTGGCGCAGCTTGAGTCAGGTGGCCCGCAGCGGGTGCGGCAGGATCTGTCGCAGCGCAGCTATGTCGGCAAGGACAAGCGTCCGGATGCGGCCGCCGTGCTGGATTTCTCGCTGCCCGCCGCCCGGATCTGTGCGCTTGTGCGCGGCCTCGACCATGGCGACTACTGGAATCCGCTGGCCCTGCCCAAGGTGCGGCTGGCTGACCGCGTATTGCTGGTCGCGGCTTTCGAAGGGACAGAGCCCACCAATGCACCCCCCGGCACCGTACTGGCGCAAGAGGGCTCGATCGCGACCATCGCGACCGCCAAGGCTGCGGTTAAGCTGCGATTTGCCGGTGAATCGCCTTCGGTCGGAACGGTGATCCCGCCGCTTTTCCCTGACGAGACCGCGCGGTTGACGACGTTTGGCCAGCAGGCGGCCAAACATGACGCTTGGTGGCGCGCGCGGTTGGCCCGGATGAATCCGGCGGTGCTGCCGGGCGAGGGGTCCGGCGCAACCCAGTCTGTGCAACTGATGCCCGGTGCTTCGCCTGAACGGATCGCGCTTGCGGCCTCGCTGCTGGCGCGGCTGGCTGGGCAGACCGCGTTCGATCTGGCGCTGCGACCCGCAGGTCAGCCGGAGGCCGCCGGGATCGTGGCGGATTGGCAGCCTTTGGCTGTCGAGGTGCAGGGGGACCGCAGGCTGGCCGATCTGGGGCAGGCGCTGGCCTCGCAAATCGGCGAGCAGGCCAAGCGAGGCTTCTTCATGGCCGATCTGTTGCACCGCGCGCCCGAGTTGCGCGATATGGCGACGCCGGATCTGGCGCTCAACCTGTCCGAAAGCGGCCCGGTTCAGGGCGCGGCGCTGACGGTGACGCTGACCGAAGCCGTGGCCCGGCTGGACCATGATCCCGCCCGTGTGTCCTCCGCGCAGGCGCAACGGCTGGCCCGTGCGCTGGATGCGGGTCTCGCGCTGCCCGGAACGGTTATGCTGCGCGATATCCCCCTGATGGATGCGGCCGAGCGCGACGACCTGCTGATCGCCCGCAACGCCACGCAGCTTGATGTGCGGCTTGCCTGCATCCATGACCTGATTACCGAGACGGCGGCCGCCGACCCCGATGCGGTGGCGCTGGCATTCGAGGACCGAACACTGACCCGTGGCCAGCTTGACCGCGCGGCCAATGTGTTGGCGGCAAAACTGGTGCAACTGGGCGTCGGCCCGGACCAGCCGGTCGGATTGTTTGCAAAACGCTCGCCTGAACTGGTGATAGGGGCGCTGGCGATCTGGAAGGCGGGCGGGGCCTATGTGCCGCTTGACCCGGATTACCCCGCCGACCGTATCGAGCTTTATATCCAGGATAGCGGCGCTGCGGTGGTGCTGGTTCAGGACGGTCTTGCCGACAGGCTGCCGCAAAATAATGCGCAGGTGGTGACCATCCCCAATACTCTGCCGCAGGGCATGGTGGCGGCGCCTGTCACTCAGGTCCAGCCGGAAAACCTAGCCTACCTGATTTATACATCGGGTTCGACCGGGCGGCCGAAGGGCGTGATGGTCGAGCATCGCAATGTGGCGAATTTCTTTGCCGGTATGGATGCGGCCATTCCCCATGCCCCGGGCGATGCCTGGCTGGCGGTGACCAGCCTTTCCTTTGACATCTCGGTGCTGGAGATTTTCTGGTCGCTGGCGCGCGGTCTGCGGCTGGTGATCGCGGGCGAGGAATCGCGGCTGGCGGTGTCCAGCGCGCCTGCACAGCCGCGCCGCGAGGTGCAGGGCGGGATGGATTTCAGCCTGTTCTATTGGGGCAACGACGACGGTCCCGGCCCGAAGAAATACCAGTTGCTGCTGGATGGTGCGCGCTTTGCCGACCAGAACGGCTTTGTTGCGGTCTATACGCCCGAGCGGCATTTCCATGCCTTCGGCGGACCCTATCCGAACCCCTCGGTTTCGGGCGCTGCCGTGGCGGCGGTGACGAAGAACCTGTCGGTGCGCGCCGGCAGCGTAGTGCTGCCGCTGCACCATCCCGCCCGTGTCGCCGAGGAATGGGCGATGATCGACAACCTGACCGCCGGGCGAGTCGGCTTGGCCATCGCCTCTGGCTGGCAACCCGATGATTTCGTGCTGCGTCCCGAGAATGCGCCGCCGAACAACAAGAAAGCGCTGGCCGACGGTGTGGATCAGTTGCGTCGGCTATGGCGCGGCGAAAAAGTCGATTTCCCTCATGCCAACGGTCGCAGCTTTGGCGTGGTCACACAGCCGCGTCCGGTGCAGAACGAACTGCCGCTGTGGATGACTGTCGCCGGCAATCCCGAGACTTGGGTCGAGGCCGGCCGGCTGGGCATGAACGTGCTGACCCACCTGCTGGGCCAGAGCATCGACACGGTGGAAAGCCGCATCAAGGACTATCACGCGGCGCTGCGCGCGGCCGGGTATGATCCGGCGGATTTTACCGTCACGCTGATGCTGCACACCTATCTGGCCGAGGATCGCGAGACGGCGCGCGAGATCGCCCGCCAGCCGATGAAGAATTACCTGGCCAGCGCCACCGCGCTGGTCAAGCAATGCGCCTGGGATTTCCCGGCCTTCCGGCGCCCGGCCGGCATGACCAGCCCGATGGCCATCGACCTTGATTCGCTGTCTGCCGAGGAGGTGGACGGCATCCTGGAATTCGCCTTCCTGCGCTATTTCGACGATTCGGGCCTGTTCGGCTCGCTTGAGGACGGCATCGCCCGCATCGAGCAACTGAAGAAGATCGGCGTGAACGAGGTGGCCTGCCTGATCGACTATGGCATCGCGCCCGAGCAGGTCGTGGCCGGCTTTCCGTTGCTGGCGCAGTTGCGAGCTGCGGTGAACCCGCAGGCCGAAGCGCCAGAGGACGGCGATTTCTCGATCGCGGCGCAGATACGTCGCTGGAAGGTGACGCATCTGCAATGCACCCCCAGCATGGCGCGGATTCTGGTTTCGGACCCGCAGGTCGCTGGGGCGATGGCCGGCCTGAAATGCGTGATGGTGGGTGGCGAGGCGCTGCCGCCGTCGCTGCTGGCCGAGATCAGATCGGTCACCCGCGCGCGGGTGCTGAATATGTATGGCCCCACCGAAACGACGATCTGGTCTACGGTGGCCGACCTGACCGGTGGCGGCGAGGTGACGCTGGGCCGACCGATCGCCAATACTCAGGTCTACGTGCTGGACGGCGATGGCGTGCCGGTGCCTCCGGGGGCGCAGGGCGAGTTGTGGATCGGCGGTCATGGTGTGACGCGCGGCTATTGGCAACGCGATGATCTGACGGAGGCGGCCTTCCGCCCGGATCCGTTCGTGCCTGCGGAACGTGCGGCGCCTTGGGGCGCGCGCATGTATCGCACCGGCGATCTGGTCCGCTGGCGTGAAGAGGGCGGGCTGGACTATATCGGCCGGGCCGATCACCAGATCAAGCTGCGTGGGTTCCGCATCGAGTTGGGCGAGATAGAGGCGGCCTTGGCTGCGCTGCCCGGCGTGCGCGAAGCGGTGGTGCTGGTGCGCGAGGATACGCCCGGCGACAAACGGCTGGTTGCCTATGTCACCGGGGCCGATGATCTGTCCGAGAAGCCGCTGCGCGAGGCGTTGGTGGCGAATCTGCCCTCTCACATGGTGCCGGGGCGGATCGTGCGTTTGGACAAGATGCCGCTGACCCCGAACCGCAAGATCGACCGCAAGCACCTGCCGGTGCCGGGCAGTGCCGCGCCGGTTCGGGTCGGGGCTGCGCCGTCGGCGGTCATCGAGACCACCTCCGCCGCATCGGTCGCTGCGCCGACCGAGGATCTGGCACAGTCGGTGCAGGCGCTGTGGTCCGAGGTTCTGGGGGTGCCGCAGATCGGCCCGCGCGACAATTTCTTTGCCTTGGGCGGGCATTCGCTGCTGGCGATCCAACTGCATCGGACGATCCGTGACCGGCTATCGCTGCCGCGTCTGGGCGTGACGGATATTTTCCGTTTTCCGGTAATGGCGGATTTCCTGAAGCACGTCGCCTCGCTGATGCCGGCGAACAGCGCTGCCCCGGCTGCCGTTGCACCGAGCCCAGTCGCGCCCGTGGCGCCACCCGAGCCAGCCGAAGCCGGTGATGATGCCATGGCCCGGCGTCGGGCCTTGCGGGCACAATTGCGCGGCGGGCGGTGA
- a CDS encoding glycosyltransferase family 2 protein codes for MQQSANTPSLHVIVLNWRTPEMSLDAAAAALREMQGIDGGLTIVDNDSGDGSFDKMLAEAEARGWLSSGRVAVVQSGWNGGYGAGNNHGIRQGLPDGRRADLVYLLNSDAIPQPGSIRALVDYLVAHPKAAIACSRLRGTDDVPHPTAFRFPSAASEFEAMSRTGPISRLLRRKIVALPQPETSGRVDWSAGASMMIRMDVLDRIGLFDEGFFLYYEETDLCRRAAQAGWQTHYVVESLVLHIGSVSTGMREWKRAPDYWYDSRRRYFEKHHGRLGALWATVAHLGGAGVFRLRCLLTGRKPDGPQGHLIQLMRHAFRSQPKPVHVKKGKP; via the coding sequence ATGCAGCAAAGCGCAAACACGCCCAGCCTTCACGTCATCGTGCTGAATTGGCGCACGCCAGAGATGTCCTTGGATGCCGCAGCGGCCGCGTTACGCGAAATGCAGGGTATCGACGGCGGGCTGACCATCGTGGACAACGATTCCGGCGATGGCAGTTTCGACAAGATGCTGGCCGAGGCCGAGGCGCGCGGCTGGCTGAGTTCCGGCCGGGTTGCGGTGGTGCAATCGGGCTGGAACGGCGGCTATGGTGCGGGCAATAACCATGGCATCCGCCAAGGGCTGCCGGATGGGCGCCGGGCCGATCTGGTCTATCTGCTGAACTCGGACGCCATCCCGCAGCCGGGCTCGATCCGGGCGCTGGTCGATTATCTGGTGGCGCATCCCAAGGCCGCGATTGCCTGTTCGCGCCTGCGCGGCACCGATGACGTGCCCCATCCGACGGCGTTCCGCTTTCCCAGCGCCGCCAGCGAGTTCGAGGCGATGAGCCGCACCGGACCGATCTCGCGCCTGTTGCGGCGCAAGATTGTGGCGCTGCCGCAGCCCGAGACATCTGGTCGCGTGGACTGGTCGGCCGGAGCGTCAATGATGATCCGCATGGATGTGCTGGATCGAATCGGTCTCTTCGACGAGGGATTCTTCCTCTACTACGAAGAAACCGACCTGTGCCGCCGTGCCGCGCAGGCAGGCTGGCAAACCCATTACGTCGTTGAAAGTTTGGTTCTGCATATTGGTTCAGTCAGCACTGGGATGAGGGAATGGAAGCGCGCGCCGGATTACTGGTACGATTCGCGGCGGCGTTATTTCGAAAAACATCATGGGCGTCTGGGCGCGCTTTGGGCCACAGTCGCGCATTTGGGCGGTGCAGGGGTATTTCGCCTGCGCTGCCTTTTGACGGGGCGCAAGCCGGATGGTCCGCAGGGCCACCTGATCCAGTTGATGCGTCACGCCTTTCGTTCGCAACCAAAGCCCGTTCATGTTAAAAAGGGTAAACCATGA